In Natronococcus sp. AD-5, the genomic window GGGCTGGGGGCAGATCGACCTGCGGTACGCCGACGACTCCCCCGCTGCGGAGTATCCGACTCCAGGCGAGGAACTGGACGTCAGCCTGCCGATCGAGCCCCTCGACGCGACCGTTCCCGAGGGACAGCGCCTCGCGGTCGTCCTCCACCAGGGAACGACCGGGGATCGAACGTACTCGCCGACGCCGGCACCCGTCGTAGTCGAGACCGGCGGCGACAACGGACTGGCGCTGCAGGCGTGGAACGCCGGGGTGCCCCGAGCGAGCCTCGACGTCGATGGAACGCGCGCGGACAGCGGCTCGGTCTTCACCGGCGGTCAGACGAACCGGACCGACCTCGCGGTCGCCGTCCGGCAGCCCGCCGACGAGACGGTGCTCGTCCGCGATACGGTTCCCGACGGGTGGACGGTCGACGAAGAACACGGCGACGTCGTCGCGACGGCGCCGGCGCCGGACGGCGACACGCACGTCTACTTCGGACTCGACGAGCCGCGAAGCGAGTACGACGCGCTCACGCACTTCGCGTCGGCGCCCGACGACCTCGAGGAGTCGGGCGAGCACGCGTTCGGTCCGATAGCGGTAACGACCGAAACCGACGATTCGGACGCGGACGAGGGTCCATCGCTCGCGGATCGCGAGTGGACGAGACTCGAGGAGACGGACCGGGACGTGATCGTCACCGCGGTGAATATCTAGCGACGATCGGAGCGGCTCGAACCGACGGCGACGGCCCGGCGATTCGACGCGTTCGTCGCGACTGCAACCGGCGAGGTCGGGGATCGCCGTTCGGCCCGGCCCCTCACCGCTGCTTCCGGTAGCTTTATCGTGGTAAAGGTTGACACAGATACTCCCATGACCGGTAAACTCGTCGCCCTGTTCACCCTCCTCCTGCTTGTGCTCTTTCTCGCCGGAGCGCCGGCGGTCGCCGAGTTCACGACGGCACAACTGTGCGGACCGTTCGAGTCGCTCGAGTGCTGATCGGTTCGTCGGTTCGACCGGCACCCGCAGTGTCGCCACCGCGCGAGGAGCGGCCGACCCGCTCGTGGAGCCGTCGTTCGCGCCTCATCCGGCAGAGATAACGTCTTCGGTTCCGTGGAGTTCGCGCTCGAAGAAGTCGCGATTCTCGCGGATCCGGTCCTCGCTCCACTCCCACCACTCGAGTTCCAGGAGCCGCTCCCTAATCTCCCCGGGGAAACGCCAGCCGATCCGTTCGGCCGGGACCCCCGCGGCGACGGCGTACGGCTCGACGTCGTCGGTGACGACCGCTCCGGCGCCGATGATGGCGCCGTCGCCGATCGTCACGCCCGAGAGGATCGTCGCTCGCGTGCCGATCCAGACGTCGCTGCCGACCGTGATCGGCCCGTCCGCCGTCGGCGGCAGGTCGCTGTCGAGGACCTCGTCGTAAAACCGGATCTGCAACGACGGCTGTGACGTCTCGTGATTCGTCTGCTGGAACGTCGTCTCCCTGGCGATCGCGCAGTACTTCCCGATCTCGACGTCCCCGACGAGATCGCAGGCCGGCTCGAGGTTCGTCCGTCTGCCGAGCGTAACGTCACCGTCGAGCACGCAGCCGCGGCTCAGTCTCGTGTACGGACCGAGTTCGATCCGTCGCCGGAGCAAACAGCCGATCGGAATCCGGGCCGTCGGATCGATATCCAGCTCCGTCGAGTCGAGATACCGGTTGAGCAACCCGTGCGTCGCGGCGGGATACCCCAGTAGCGACAGCGACCGTTCCACGAAGGTCTGGAGCGTCATACGCGGTATCTTTACCCCGTCGTATAACCACAAATAATTTATTTAGACACGAGATATAGTCCCGGCCCGACACCACTCCAAAGCTGTACCTACCATCGGTAGGTGGCGAGAACAGTTCGGATAGTTTGCAGTTGCACGCGCGGCAATCGCGGTTCGCACCGGAGATGAGAAGACCGTCGATAACGTGCGTTCTAGCGGTCCCAGCGTTCGTCCGAGCCGGATGAGTCCGAGTAGCGTTTCGGACCGGGCGCCGACGCGTCGCGACCGCGACCGCCGACCGAGCGGCGCGATCACCGCGGCAAGTATTCCTCGGCCGGAAGCCGGTGGGCCGGATCCGCTAGTCGATCTCGGCGAATCCTACGACCGGTTACGGCCGTCGGGATATCGCCGACGACCGCGCGCGACCGAACTCCGCGGCGGGGCCGGTCGGACGTCGTCGGTGACGGCTCGGTGATACGCGACCGGCCGGTCGCGTTCGATCAGGTTACCGAAAATACTGGCGCGGTAAAAATAAACGAGATCGAGGTACCAGGCACATAACAATCCGTCGAACCGGGTTGACTCCGAATGGACCAATGGATCGACGAACCTATCTTGCAACGGCAACCGGAGCGGCGATCGCCATCGCCGGCTGTTCAGAGCTCGGAGGGCCGGGCGAGACGGACGAGGAGTCCGAAAACGGCGAAAACGGCGGCAACGGATCGAACGGTGAGAACGGAGAAGACGAGTCGAACGACTACCCCGAACTGGCCGGGACGTTCGACGACTTCGAGGACCTCGAGCCGTGGGAGGCGTTCCAGGGTATCGGCGCGATTCAGGCGGACACGGGTCGCTCCTACGACGGTTCGCAGTCGGCACGACTGTTGCCGGATTCGGAGGGGCAGGTCCGGGTGCGTCGCGAACTGGACGACCCGATCGACATCACCGAAGTCAGGCCCGGGCTCGCCATGACCGCCGTAGACAACGGGATAGTGCGCATCCAGCTCCAGGACGAGGACGGGGACTACGTCGAGTACAGCCAGCAGGTGCTCGAGAACATGCCCCTGGCCCGCAAGAACTTCGGGCCCACCCGCGTGCGCGGTGAGCCCGACCTGGAAGAGATCATCGTCCTGCAGATCATTCGCTGGTTCGGCGACACCGAGACCACGGACAGCGACGGCGAAACCACCCCCAACCAGATGTGGGTCGACGACTTCCACTTCGTCCCCAACGCCAACCCGGGCAAGGTGATGCTCCAGTTCCACGGCGGGTACGAGACCCACTACACGGAGGCGTTCTGGCGCGTCTCGCAGTACGACTTTCCGGCGACGACGTTCGTCCCGACCGATCGGCTCCGCGAGGACGCCGCGGTCGAGGGCGACCGACTCACGCACGACCAGGTCGGGGAGCTCGCCGACGCGGGCTGGACGATCGGCGCGCAACCGGCGAACGGGTTGCAGCTTCAGACCGTCGAGTCGGACAGAGTCGAGGAGGTCGTCACCGAACCGATCGACTGGCTCGAGGACGAGGGGTACGACGACGGCGCCCGATTCTTCGCGTACCCCGGCTCGCAGTACACCGAGGAGTCGTACGAACTCGTCCAGGACAACTACGATCTCGCGTTCGGGGGCAATTCGCCGAGTCAGGGCTACGCCGGGAACCCGCACCTCTGCTCGACCGTCTCGGGCCCCTCCTCCCCCGAAGAGGCGGAGGACCTGCTCGACTGGACGGCGGAGCACGGCGGGATCACGAACATCGCGTTCTACCAACTCCTGGAGGGCGACGCGATCGGCGGACTCGAGGCGACCCTCGCCGGACTCAACGAGCGCGTCGAGTCCGGCGACCTCGAAGTGATCACGCCCGAGGAGATGGCCGACGAGTACGTCTACGAGGACTAACGCCCGTCCAAATTTCGGGCCTCCGAACCGCGTCGTGCGCCGCTCCCAGACGGATCCGTGCGGGGACGGCACGAGAGGGACTGTCGCTCGCAAGTTTCTCGACCGGTCGCTCGAATCGACGGGCGAGAGCCATCGTCGGGGCCGAACGACCCAGCTCCGAGTGCACGAGTAGCCGCGGGCGGCGGTACCGAATAGCACCGCCCTGCCGAAATCAGTTATCCAAAAATTCGATCGATTTGCGACGTCCGTACGGATAAGATGTATTAAGCCGGTATTATTTTACCCGGATTTCCGCTCGACCCCCATTTTATTTTATTTCGTAAACGAAAGCCTTTATGATATTGTGTCCGTACACGTACTACCCGTACCAGAAGATGATCTCACAGATATTCGCCCTCGCGGTTGACGAACGTTTCCATCCAGGTGATTCTAATGAGTAATAAGAAAGAGGAGTGGAAGGACGGACTGTACGGCGACGACGTCCGGGCGAAGATCCTCGAGTTCGCCGAGCGCGGCTGGGAGTCGATCCCCGAGGAGGAACGCGACGAGTGGTTCACCCGGTTCAAGTTCTGGGGGCTCTTCCACCACCGGTCGGGTCAGGAGTCGTACTTCATGATGCGGCTGACCAACTGCGGAGGCGTGCTCGAGCCCGGTCAGTTGCGGGCGATCGGCGAGGTCGCCCGCGACTACGCGGTCGGGCCCGTCGAGAATCCCGAGTTCGGCGACGCCTGGATCGACCTCACGACCCGCCAGTCGATTCAGCTCCACTGGCTCAAACTCGAGGACGTCCCGGCGATCTGGGAGCGACTCGAGGCGGCCGGCGTCTCCTCCCGCTCGGCCGGCGGCGACACGATGCGCAACATCTCGGGGTGTCCCGTCGCGGGCAAGGGCGAGGAGTACGTCGAGAGTCGCGAGATCTTGGACGGGATTCAGGCCGAAATTCGCGACGACGACGACCTCTGTAACATGCCCCGGAAGTTCAACATCTCCGTCTCGGGCTGTCGTCAGGGCTGCGCCCAGGACGCGATCAACGACGTCGGGCTCGAGCCCGCCCACAAGCTCATCAAGGGGGAGGAAATCAGGGGCTTCAACGTCCGCGTCGGCGGCGGCCTCGGCGGCCGGAAGCCGCGTCGCGCCCGGTCGCTCGATCTGTTCGTCCGCCCCGAACGGGCGGTCGAGACGGTGCGAGCGTTCGTCGAGTTCTACCACGAGGCGGGGAACCGCCAGAACCGGTCGAAGAACCGCGCCCGGTTCTTCGTCGACGAGCGGGGAACCGACGAGATCCGCGCCGCCCTCGACGATCGGCTCGCGTTCGACCTCGAGTCCGCGGGGACGAACTTCCGCGGCGAGTACACGTACAACGCCGGTCGGCCGACCGACCGCGGCGCCCACGACCACGTCGGCGTCTACGACCAGGCGGACGGGCGGAATTACGTCGGCCTCTCGGTGCCGGTCGGACGGCTTCCGGCGAACGAGGCGATCGAGCTCGCCGACCTCGCCGACGCGTACGGCTCGGGCGAAGTCCGACTCACCCGGCGCCAGAACCCGCTGGTGATGGACGTCCCCGACGACGCCCTCGAGGAGCTCATCGACGAGCCGCTGCTCGAGAAACACAGGCCCGAACCGAACCCCTTCGTGCAGGGAACGATGGCCTGCACCGGAACGGAGTTCTGCTCGCTCGCGCTCACCGAGACGAAGGCCCGCACGGCCCGGCTGCTGCGGTGGTTAGACGGGAACGTTTCCCTCCCCGACGACGTCGAGCGGATCAAGATCCACTACTCGGGCTGTACCGCCGACTGCGGGCAGGCGATGACGGCAGACATCGGGCTGCAGGGGATGCGCGCCCGCAAGGACGGGGAGATGGTCGAGGCGCTGGACGTCGGCGTCGGCGGCGGAATGGGCGCAGACCCCTCGTTCGTCGAGTGGATCCGCCAGCGCGTCCCCGCCGACGAGCTGCCGGGACTGCTCCGCAACCTGCTCGAGTCGTACGCCGCCCTCCGCGAGGACGGGCAGCCGTTCCGCGAGTGGGTCGAAGCAACCGGCCACGAGACGCTGGTCGAACTCGCCGAGCCCGAGGAGGCCTCGGGGTATACGGACCCCTGTCTGACCGACGGCAAGCAGTCGTGGTACCCCTTCGACGACGGGCCCAGCCCGGCGCCGACGGCCCCCGACGGAACGCCGCTGGAGGCCGACGACTGACCATGCGTCGCCGGCTCGACGTGACCGCCTACACCACGTTCGACCACGTCGACGCCCGCGCCGCGGGCGACGGCTGGGTCGACGAGGCGGTCGCCGTCCTCGACGTGGAATCGCCGCGCGACGAGCGAACGGTCACGCTGGGCCTCGAGCTCGATCCCGGCGACCTCGCCCGTCTCGATCCTCACGCCGACTTCGTCCCGCTGACGCCCGGCCAGGCGCGGGTGCTCGCCGCGGAGCTGGAGGCGGCCGCCGACGCGGCCGAGCGCGGCGAGGCGATGACGAGCGGGAGGGGGTGAGCGACCGTGAGCGACCCGGTTTCGACGACGTGCATGCGCTGTGCCGTCGGCTGCGGACACGTGCACCGCGCCGCCGACGTCGGCTACGGGATCGACGCCGTCCGCGGCGACGCCGCCCATCCGGTCAACCGGGGGTTGGCGTGCGCGCGAGGCATCCGCGAGAGCAAGGATCCCGACGGCGACTGGCTCGCCCAGCCGCTCGTCCGCCGCGACGGGGAGCTCCGACGGACGACCTGGGACGTCGCGCTCGCACGCGCGCTCGAGGGGCTGGGGCGGGCCCACGACCGGGACCCGGACGCCGTCGCGATCCTCGGCAGCGGCCAGCAGACCAACGAGGCCGCCTACGCGCTCGGAAAGGTCGCTCGCGGCGGGTTCGGCACCCGCCACTACGACGCCAACACGACGCTGTGTATGGCCAGCGCGGTGACGGCGTACTACCAGGCGTTCGGCAGCGACGCTCCGCCGTGTACCTACGCCGATATCGACGACGCCGATCGCCACGTGATCTGGGGAGCCAACCCCGCGGTCGCTCACCCCGTGCTGTTTCGCTGGCTCAAGCGGAGCGCCGACGAGGAGGGCGTCGAAATCGTCGTCGTCGACCCGGTGCGCTCCGAGACCGCGGAGAACGCCGCTCACCACGTCGCGCCCGATCCAGGCAAGGACCTCGCCCTGGCCCGAGCGGTCCTCGCGCGACTCGTCGCCACCGACCGCGTCGACGAGGCGTTCGTCGAGGACGCGACCGACGGCTTCGACGCGCTTTGCGACGCGCTCCCCGACGCCGAGTCAGCCGCCGCGGCGGCCGGCGTCGAACTGACCGACGTCGACCTCCTGGCGGACGCGCTCGAGCGGCGAGCGCTCCTCTACTGGGGAATGGGCGTCAACCAGCACGTCCAGGGCACCGAGACGGCGCGGGCGCTGATCGACCTGACGCTGGCGACCGGCAACCTCCGGCCCGGCGGCGGTCCGTTCTCGCTTACCGGGCAGGCCAATTCCATGGGAACCCGCATCTGTTCTTCGAAGGGAACCTGGCCCGGCCAGCGGGCCTTCACCGACCCCGATCACCGGCAGTCCGCCGCCGATCACTGGGGGGTACCGGTCGAGCGCCTGCCGGACGACCCCGGACCGGGCCCGGTCGGCATCCTCGAGGCCGACGCGGTCGAGGCGGTCTGGACCGTCGCGACCAACCCCGTCGCCGGGATGCCCGACGCAGACGCCGCCCGCGAGGCGCTCGAGGACGCCTTCGTCGTCGCCCAGGACGCCTTCCGCACGGAGACGACCGCGGTCGCCGACGTGGTCCTCCCCGCGGCGACGTGGGGCGAGTCCGAAGGGACGACGACGAACATGGAACGGACTATCTCGCGCGTGCGGGCGGCCACCGACACCCCGAGCGGGGTGCGGTCGGACCTCGAGATCGTCGCCACGGTCGGTTCGCGGCTCTTTCCCGACCTCTTCGAGACGGGGGCGCCGGAACCGTCGGCGGTCTTCGACGAGTTCGCGGCGCTGACGGCGGGGACCGCCGCCGACTGTTCGGGCATCAGCTACGAGCGACTCGAGGAGGCCCGCGCGGTCCGCTGGCCCGCACCCGACGAAACGAGCGCCGGCGGCTACCGCTACTACGGCGACGGGTCGTGGTCGTTCCCGACCGAGACGGGAAACGCCCGGTTCTCGACCGGGCTGCAGGCGCCGCTTCCCGAACCGATCGACGACGAGTACGACCTCGTGCTGACGACGGCCCGCGAGGCCGACGGCTACAACACGGGCGTCCGCTCGCGGAGCGACTCGAGCGACGAACCGGTCGCGCGCGTTCACCCCGACACCGCCGACGCGCACGCCCACGCCGTGGACGACGACCGCGTCACTATCACCTCCCGGCGCGGCGCCGTGACGGCCCGCGTCGATCGGGACGAGGGGATCCCGCGGGGAATGGTCTGGCTCCCCATTCACCACCCGGAAACCAACCGACTCACCCTCTCCGACCGCGATCCGCAGTCGAAGGAACCGCACTTCAAACAGTGTGCCGTCAGGCTGGCGGCTCCCCGGGCGGCACTTCCGCCCGCAACGGCCGACTGACGGACCGATTCGTCTCGGTCATACGCCGGACTGGTAGTTATCGACGCGAAAAACGACTCGAGCGGAAGTAGAAGGCGAACCGCCGTCGACGTCCCCCCTCGCCGTTCGTGAGGAGTGTCGTCCTGCTCTCAGGATGCGTAGGCCACTCCGTCTCCTCAGAGCGAACTGAGCACGACGACCGGGCACGGGGCGTTCTGGATGACGTGCTCGACGCGATGCCCGTAGAAGGCGCGTTGGCTGATCGGCCGCATCTCGGTTCCCATGATGATGAGGTCGACGTCGTCCTGGTCGGCGAGATCGACCATCGTGACCTCCGGTTGGTTGCTCACTTCGACCGTCGTGAGCACCTCGGCGCCCATCTCGTGGCCCAGTTCGGCCTCGCGGTCGACGATCTCCTCGCCGATCTCGATCGCCTTCGAGAGATCGGGCTGTTCGACGAACCGCTCTCCCACCGGCGGTTCGTCGACGACGTGGACGATCTCGACGATGGCGTTCTCCTGGGTGGCGATCGCGAAGGCGATCTCGGCAGCGTGGCGGTTGAACTCCGTTCCCGCCGTGGGGAGGAGAATGCGCCGCAAGCGCGTGTCCATCTCCTCGAGGGCGCTCTCGCCGGAGTACGGCGTGCTGACGACCATCGTCGGCGTCGACGCCTCCTGGATGACTTCGTCGACGGTTTCGCTGAAGAGCGGTTCGTCCGGGTCGCTCGCTCGCCCGGCCTCGCCGAGGACGGTCAGGTCGTAGTTGGGCGACTCGTCGAGAATCGTGTCGCTGATGCGGCCCTCGGTCTTGCGGACGAGGGTCCGCGGGGATCGGCTTTGCTCGCCGAGTTGGCGTTCGATCAGCTCGAACACCTCTTCGGTGACGTCGTGTTCGTCGTCCTCGTCGTGTTCGGCCAGGATCTCCCGCTCGAGTTCGTCGCTCGCGTCGTCCGCCGCCCGCTCCGTGGGGGTGACGAGGCGGCTGTCGGTTTCGTCGAGGTCGGCGTCGGTGGCGGTCGACGAATCGTCGGTCCTCGCGTCCCCTCGCCCGTCCGATCGCGTGGCGCGCCGGTTTCGGAACCGCTCGAGCAGGGTTCCGAACGACCCGTCGTCGCCGCCGTCACCCTCGTCCGCGACGTACATCGACGTCAGCTCGATGTCGCGGTTGCGGATCATCGGACCGAGCAGTCGGGCGGCGTACTGCGTGTCGGCACCGCCGCGGGTCGGCAGCAGGATCCGCGTGACGTTACCGAGGAAGCTCCGGCGCTGTCGCTTTTCCCGTTCGATGCGTTCGCGTTCCTCCTCCGTCACGGGCACCCGCGGGAGCGTGTACCGGAGCATCGGCGGCGCCATGATCGAGGTGATCACGGCGATGGCGACGATGATGCTGTACATCTCGATGGTGAGAACGCCGAGGGTGAATCCCACGAGGGCGACGATGATCTCCATCGCCCCGCGGGCGTTGAGACCGGCGCCCATGGTGACGCCCTCCCAGTGGCCGAGACCGACGGCCTTCGCGCCGACGTACGACCCGACGAACTTGCCGGCCACGGCGATCGCGAGCGCGGCGACGGCGATCGCAAACACCGTCGGCTCGAGCAACCGGCCGAGGTCGACGCGCAGGCCGGCCGCCGCGAAGAAGATCGGCGCGAAGATCGAGAGCGTCACGATCTCGAAGACGTGCTCGGTTTCGTAGTCGAACCGGTTGACCTGTCCGACGAGAATGCCGACGATGAACGCGCCGAGGACGACCTCGAGTTCCAGCGCGTGCGTGATGGAGCCCATCGCAAGGGCGAGCACCATGAGCGTCGTGATCTTGGCCATCTGACCGCCGATGTAGTTATCGACCTGGACGAAGATCCAGCGGACGATCCGCTGGCCGACGGTGAACCCGAAGACGAGGATGACGACGAGCGAGACGATCGTTCCGCCGATGCTCGAGAGTTCGATCTGCCCGGTGCGTTCGAGGCCCGCGACGAGCGCGAGCAGGATCCAGCCGACGGTGTCGTTGATCATTCCCGCGGCGAGGGTGATCTGCCCGAAGTTTCGGCGGATCTGTCCCATGTCCATGAGGATCTTCGCGATCACCGGGATCGCGGAGATGCTCATGGCGACCGCGACGAAGAGGCTGAACGTGAGTCGGCTTCCGTCCTCCGCGAGGAACGTCTCGGGGAGGTACCAGGCGAAGGCGAAGCCGAACCCGAACGGGACGAGGATGCTCGCGAACGCGATCACCGTCGCTTCGGTCGCCTTCGAGACGATGAGATCGAGGTCGGTCTCGAGGCCGGTCAGGATGATCAGCATGATCAACCCGATCCACGACAGCACGCTGATGAGGTGGATGCCGGACTGAAGGTCGACGCCGTGGCCCGTGGTGAACTCGACGGCGGCGGCCGTCGCCGACATCGCGCCCAGCAACGACGGACCGAGGACGATGCCGGCGGTCAACTCGCCGACGACCGACGGCAGCCCGAAGCGCTTCGCCACTTCGCCGAGCCCGCGCGCGAACAACAGCAGCAACGTCAGCATGGCGAACAGCCACACGAGCTCCTCGTGCGGGATCGCCTCCAGCTCGGACGGATCGACCTGGAGGGGAACTGCGACCGCGTCGAAGAACGTCGCAGCGCCCGGGAACGACGAGGGCGGCGGTGGCGGCGAGACCGACGAAAGCACCGCCGTCGGGACGGTCAGTGCCATTCTCGATCGCCTCCGGAAGCGCTACCTAGCGGACGCTCTCTCGACCTTCGATGCCCGTCGGACGAACGCAGAAAATGGAGGGGGAACATTGTTCGGTATCCCGGTAGGGTTGGTAGT contains:
- a CDS encoding CatB-related O-acetyltransferase translates to MTLQTFVERSLSLLGYPAATHGLLNRYLDSTELDIDPTARIPIGCLLRRRIELGPYTRLSRGCVLDGDVTLGRRTNLEPACDLVGDVEIGKYCAIARETTFQQTNHETSQPSLQIRFYDEVLDSDLPPTADGPITVGSDVWIGTRATILSGVTIGDGAIIGAGAVVTDDVEPYAVAAGVPAERIGWRFPGEIRERLLELEWWEWSEDRIRENRDFFERELHGTEDVISAG
- a CDS encoding polysaccharide deacetylase family protein — encoded protein: MDRRTYLATATGAAIAIAGCSELGGPGETDEESENGENGGNGSNGENGEDESNDYPELAGTFDDFEDLEPWEAFQGIGAIQADTGRSYDGSQSARLLPDSEGQVRVRRELDDPIDITEVRPGLAMTAVDNGIVRIQLQDEDGDYVEYSQQVLENMPLARKNFGPTRVRGEPDLEEIIVLQIIRWFGDTETTDSDGETTPNQMWVDDFHFVPNANPGKVMLQFHGGYETHYTEAFWRVSQYDFPATTFVPTDRLREDAAVEGDRLTHDQVGELADAGWTIGAQPANGLQLQTVESDRVEEVVTEPIDWLEDEGYDDGARFFAYPGSQYTEESYELVQDNYDLAFGGNSPSQGYAGNPHLCSTVSGPSSPEEAEDLLDWTAEHGGITNIAFYQLLEGDAIGGLEATLAGLNERVESGDLEVITPEEMADEYVYED
- a CDS encoding nitrite/sulfite reductase, with product MSNKKEEWKDGLYGDDVRAKILEFAERGWESIPEEERDEWFTRFKFWGLFHHRSGQESYFMMRLTNCGGVLEPGQLRAIGEVARDYAVGPVENPEFGDAWIDLTTRQSIQLHWLKLEDVPAIWERLEAAGVSSRSAGGDTMRNISGCPVAGKGEEYVESREILDGIQAEIRDDDDLCNMPRKFNISVSGCRQGCAQDAINDVGLEPAHKLIKGEEIRGFNVRVGGGLGGRKPRRARSLDLFVRPERAVETVRAFVEFYHEAGNRQNRSKNRARFFVDERGTDEIRAALDDRLAFDLESAGTNFRGEYTYNAGRPTDRGAHDHVGVYDQADGRNYVGLSVPVGRLPANEAIELADLADAYGSGEVRLTRRQNPLVMDVPDDALEELIDEPLLEKHRPEPNPFVQGTMACTGTEFCSLALTETKARTARLLRWLDGNVSLPDDVERIKIHYSGCTADCGQAMTADIGLQGMRARKDGEMVEALDVGVGGGMGADPSFVEWIRQRVPADELPGLLRNLLESYAALREDGQPFREWVEATGHETLVELAEPEEASGYTDPCLTDGKQSWYPFDDGPSPAPTAPDGTPLEADD
- a CDS encoding DUF6360 family protein, coding for MRRRLDVTAYTTFDHVDARAAGDGWVDEAVAVLDVESPRDERTVTLGLELDPGDLARLDPHADFVPLTPGQARVLAAELEAAADAAERGEAMTSGRG
- the nasA gene encoding assimilatory nitrate reductase NasA, producing the protein MSDPVSTTCMRCAVGCGHVHRAADVGYGIDAVRGDAAHPVNRGLACARGIRESKDPDGDWLAQPLVRRDGELRRTTWDVALARALEGLGRAHDRDPDAVAILGSGQQTNEAAYALGKVARGGFGTRHYDANTTLCMASAVTAYYQAFGSDAPPCTYADIDDADRHVIWGANPAVAHPVLFRWLKRSADEEGVEIVVVDPVRSETAENAAHHVAPDPGKDLALARAVLARLVATDRVDEAFVEDATDGFDALCDALPDAESAAAAAGVELTDVDLLADALERRALLYWGMGVNQHVQGTETARALIDLTLATGNLRPGGGPFSLTGQANSMGTRICSSKGTWPGQRAFTDPDHRQSAADHWGVPVERLPDDPGPGPVGILEADAVEAVWTVATNPVAGMPDADAAREALEDAFVVAQDAFRTETTAVADVVLPAATWGESEGTTTNMERTISRVRAATDTPSGVRSDLEIVATVGSRLFPDLFETGAPEPSAVFDEFAALTAGTAADCSGISYERLEEARAVRWPAPDETSAGGYRYYGDGSWSFPTETGNARFSTGLQAPLPEPIDDEYDLVLTTAREADGYNTGVRSRSDSSDEPVARVHPDTADAHAHAVDDDRVTITSRRGAVTARVDRDEGIPRGMVWLPIHHPETNRLTLSDRDPQSKEPHFKQCAVRLAAPRAALPPATAD
- a CDS encoding cation:proton antiporter domain-containing protein — encoded protein: MALTVPTAVLSSVSPPPPPSSFPGAATFFDAVAVPLQVDPSELEAIPHEELVWLFAMLTLLLLFARGLGEVAKRFGLPSVVGELTAGIVLGPSLLGAMSATAAAVEFTTGHGVDLQSGIHLISVLSWIGLIMLIILTGLETDLDLIVSKATEATVIAFASILVPFGFGFAFAWYLPETFLAEDGSRLTFSLFVAVAMSISAIPVIAKILMDMGQIRRNFGQITLAAGMINDTVGWILLALVAGLERTGQIELSSIGGTIVSLVVILVFGFTVGQRIVRWIFVQVDNYIGGQMAKITTLMVLALAMGSITHALELEVVLGAFIVGILVGQVNRFDYETEHVFEIVTLSIFAPIFFAAAGLRVDLGRLLEPTVFAIAVAALAIAVAGKFVGSYVGAKAVGLGHWEGVTMGAGLNARGAMEIIVALVGFTLGVLTIEMYSIIVAIAVITSIMAPPMLRYTLPRVPVTEEERERIEREKRQRRSFLGNVTRILLPTRGGADTQYAARLLGPMIRNRDIELTSMYVADEGDGGDDGSFGTLLERFRNRRATRSDGRGDARTDDSSTATDADLDETDSRLVTPTERAADDASDELEREILAEHDEDDEHDVTEEVFELIERQLGEQSRSPRTLVRKTEGRISDTILDESPNYDLTVLGEAGRASDPDEPLFSETVDEVIQEASTPTMVVSTPYSGESALEEMDTRLRRILLPTAGTEFNRHAAEIAFAIATQENAIVEIVHVVDEPPVGERFVEQPDLSKAIEIGEEIVDREAELGHEMGAEVLTTVEVSNQPEVTMVDLADQDDVDLIIMGTEMRPISQRAFYGHRVEHVIQNAPCPVVVLSSL